One region of Pieris rapae chromosome Z, ilPieRapa1.1, whole genome shotgun sequence genomic DNA includes:
- the LOC110999887 gene encoding anion exchange protein 2 isoform X3: MPVMYTRASEVQHQRRHLHPHKFRKYSLQEGGRVGVLLPSLSIGERNALASATEESLPQADQDDLRSHRSDDPRALRRHKIKTRGSTVHVSRKDGGDKIMQSLFTDNISKKLLDHSPHSVFVQLDELLANEDGDSEWKETARWIKYEEDLEEGSARWGKPHVASLSFHSLLNLRRCLETGVVLLDLEEKDLPGVAYRVVERMFSDGLIAEDDKAVVLRSLLLRHKHVHDEKFRFSISGRKQSSYTSLQSLWLEDNALGPPGPGGRIRCSICSNTGSCRRHSTHLINLSDFKRRQSTHMIIGDRLDARKKSSAAGLDTREVEYLAAAAVESQDKLRRPHNDSIMKRIPDDAEATTVLVGAVGFLDQPTIAFIRLAHGILMPSITEVPIPVRFMFILLGPTTAQLDYHEVGRSISTLMSNPTFHSIAYKAEDRHELLSAINEFLDDSIVLPPGDWERQALLPFEELRAKSEMIRRRKRDAIEKKRAATATVDETAPLEEKKALLIAESGGPPDKEPDDPLSKTGRLFGGVIRDMKRRYPHYVSDFRDALNGQCAAGAIFMYFAALSSAITFGGLLAEKTYNTIGISETLVFTSVGGVFFALVAGQPMMITGATGPLLLLDESLSNFCHSYGFDFLAARMYCGLWMIVIALLVASLEGSVTVRKITRFTEDIFAFLISMIFISEPITNIINLYRMHPLGYDYCQKENITITPPIINSTLSDGSTNFTMPLPPPKHIISPQPNTALFCTILTLSTFIIAYYLRIFRNGKFLGRSARRALGDFGVPIAIVVMVGVSAIVPVWTENLKVPDGLSPTADRSWLVPLNPGLETIPIWAIGAMVLPALMVYIIVFMETHIAELIIDKPERHLKKGSGFHMDIVVMSLVNAVCGMFGAPWQCVATVRSVSHVSALTVMSTTHAPGDKPHIVEVKEQRLTGLLVAIMVGVSVLASGWLRLVPMAVLFGVFLYMGISALSGIQFWERAILLLKPVKHHPQVPYVRRVPTSKMHLFTCIQIMGICVLYAVKSSKISLALPFFIVLMVPLRMTLVYLFTPLQLRALDGAQKDIDKDDEPDFYEEAPLPG, encoded by the exons ATGCCTGTGATGTACACTCGCGCCTCTGAGGTGCAGCATCAACG TCGCCACTTACATCCGCATAAGTTTCGCAAGTACTCCTTGCAAGAGGGTGGCAGAGTTGGTGTGTTATTACCGAGTCTGTCTATCGGAGAGAGGAATGCCCTAGCTTCGGCAACAGAAGAATCTTTACCGCAGGCTGATCAAGACGACCTTCGCAGCCACCGCAGTGATGACCCTAGAGCGTTGCGtcgtcataaaattaaaacaagg GGTTCAACAGTCCACGTCAGCAGAAAAGATGGCGGAGACAAGATCATGCAAAGTTTATTTACGGATAACATCAGCAAGAAATTATTGGACCACAGTCCTCATTCG GTCTTCGTCCAACTCGATGAGTTGTTGGCCAATGAAGATGGTGACTCGGAGTGGAAAGAAACGGCCCGTTGGATCAAGTATGAAGAGGATTTGGAAGAGGGATCTGCTCGTTGGGGTAAACCTCACGTTGCCTCTCTTTCTTTCCATTCTTTATTGAACCTGAGGCGTTGTTTAGAGACCGGAGTTGTGCTTCTTGACCTTGAAGAAAAGGATCTACCTGGTGTTGCTTACAG GGTGGTCGAGCGCATGTTCTCAGATGGTTTGATAGCAGAGGATGATAAGGCCGTGGTGCTGAGGTCGCTTCTTTTACGTCACAAACATGTCCATGACGAGAAGTTCCGATTTTCTATAAGTGGCCGAAAACAGTCCTCCTACACAAGTTTACAG TCGCTGTGGTTAGAAGATAACGCATTGGGTCCACCCGGGCCTGGTGGACGAATTCGCTGTTCGATTTGCTCCAACACCGGATCCTGCAGAAGACACAGCACTCATCTTATC aaCTTGTCAGACTTTAAACGTCGGCAGAGTACGCATATGATTATTGGAGATCGATTGGATGCACGTAAAAAATCGTCAGCAGCTGGTTTAGATACACGTGAAGTTGAATATCTAGCAGCTGCCGCAGTAGAATCTCAGGATAAATTAAGACGTCCCCATAATGATTCTATTATGAAAAGAATCCCTGACGATGCGGAAGCTACTACAGTTCTCGTTGGAGCGGTTGGGTTCCTTGACCAACCTACCATCGCCTTTATACGACTGGCTCATGGCATCCTTATGCCTTCCATTACGGAAGTTCCTATTCCAGTGCGATTCATGTTCATTCTTCTTGGACCAACAACTGCGCAACTTGATTACCATGAAGTTGGTCGATCAATTTCAACACTTATGTCTAATCCAACTTTTCATTCGATTGCATATAAAGCTGAAGACCGACACGAGCTACTATCGGCTATAAATGAGTTTTTGGATGATTCAATTGTTTTACCCCCGGGTGATTGGGAGCGACAAGCTCTTTTACCTTTCGAAGAACTTCGAGCTAAAAGTGAAATGATTCGTCGCCGGAAACGCGATGCAATAGAAAAGAAGCGTGCTGCAACTGCAACAGTGGACGAAACTGCTCCTCTGGAGGAGAAGAAAGCATTATTAATTGCTGAAAGTGGTGGGCCGCCAGACAAAGAGCCTGATGATCCTCTATCTAAAACGGGACGTTTGTTTGGAG GAGTTATACGTGATATGAAGCGACGTTATCCCCATTATGTTTCGGATTTCCGAGATGCCCTAAATGGCCAGTGTGCAGCAGGggctatatttatgtattttgctGCGCTCTCATCAGCCATTACATTTGGAGGCTTACTAGCAGAAAAGACATATAACACTATAGGAATCTCGGAAACATTG gtGTTTACATCAGTTGGAGGCGTATTCTTTGCATTAGTTGCTGGCCAACCAATGATGATCACAGGTGCTACGGGTCCACTTTTACTTCTGGATGAATCCCTTTCGAACTTCTGTCACTCGTACGGTTTTGACTTTCTGGCAGCACGGATGTACTGTGGTTTATGGATGATCGTAATAGCTCTTCTCGTGGCATCTTTGGAAGGAAGTGTGACTGTGAGAAAAATTACTAG GTTCACGGAAGATATTTTTGCTTTCCTGATTTCTATGATATTTATATCAGAGCCGATTacaaatatcattaatttgtATCGAATGCATCCACTTGGATACGATTATTGccagaaagaaaatataacgaTTACTCCACCAATTATCAATTCTACATTATCAG ATGGTTCAACAAATTTCACGATGCCGTTACCACCCCCAAAGCACATTATATCACCACAACCAAACACAGCGCTCTTCTGCACTATTTTGACTCTTTCGACATTTATAATCGCTTATTACCTTCGCATATTCCGGAACGGAAAATTTTTGGGTCGTAGT GCACGTCGTGCGCTTGGAGATTTCGGGGTCCCAATCGCTATTGTTGTTATGGTGGGTGTTTCGGCAATTGTACCTGTCTGGACAGAAAACTTGAAGGTGCCCGATGGATTGAGTCCGACAGCTGATCGGTCCTGGCTTGTACCTCTTAACCCAGGGCTAGAAACCATTCCCATTTGGGCAATAGGAGCCATGGTTTTACCAGCTCTTATGGTTTACATCATCGTATTCATGGAGACTCATATTGCGGA gTTGATTATTGATAAACCTGAGCGTCATTTGAAGAAAGGCAGCGGTTTCCACATGGACATAGTTGTTATGTCGTTGGTGAATGCAGTTTGTGGAATGTTCGGAGCACCGTGGCAGTGCGTAGCTACAGTGCGATCTGTCAGCCACGTTTCAGCCTTAACAGTGATGTCTACAACCCATGCACCCGGTGATAAGCCACATATTGTCGAAGTTaaag AACAACGTTTGACCGGTCTGCTCGTAGCGATAATGGTTGGAGTGTCTGTGCTTGCCTCGGGTTGGCTGCGTCTCGTACCAATGGCCGTACTATTCGGAGTTTTCTTGTACATGGGTATATCCGCTTTAAGTGGAATTCAATTTTGGGAAAGAGCTATTTTACTTCTTAAACCAGTAAAACATCACCCGCAAGTACCCTACGTTAGACGA gtGCCGACTTCTAAAATGCATCTGTTTACGTGTATCCAAATTATGGGTATCTGCGTCCTTTATGCTGTGAAATCATCGAAAATTTCTTTGGCTCTGCCATTTTTCATCGTACTTATGGTTCCATTGAGAATGACATTGGTTTACCTCTTCACACCTCTACAATTACGAGCG ttgGATGGTGCACAAAAGGATATTGACAAAGATGATGAACCAGATTTCTACGAGGAAGCTCCTCTACCAGGATAA
- the LOC110999887 gene encoding anion exchange protein 2 isoform X2 has translation MSSGRRKLSFLGFAPQEAAEDEIHLDEEMDRVLWGGGSSIRNLQNTEPLRDAAAPLPYTSSYPNVSIEFRNSSELSPGSPRHCSTTASEAQMSGILSDSGSIYAKDLDRHVQFDSEDLESSRTEDFKEERRIQRHHRHLHPHKFRKYSLQEGGRVGVLLPSLSIGERNALASATEESLPQADQDDLRSHRSDDPRALRRHKIKTRGSTVHVSRKDGGDKIMQSLFTDNISKKLLDHSPHSVFVQLDELLANEDGDSEWKETARWIKYEEDLEEGSARWGKPHVASLSFHSLLNLRRCLETGVVLLDLEEKDLPGVAYRVVERMFSDGLIAEDDKAVVLRSLLLRHKHVHDEKFRFSISGRKQSSYTSLQNLSDFKRRQSTHMIIGDRLDARKKSSAAGLDTREVEYLAAAAVESQDKLRRPHNDSIMKRIPDDAEATTVLVGAVGFLDQPTIAFIRLAHGILMPSITEVPIPVRFMFILLGPTTAQLDYHEVGRSISTLMSNPTFHSIAYKAEDRHELLSAINEFLDDSIVLPPGDWERQALLPFEELRAKSEMIRRRKRDAIEKKRAATATVDETAPLEEKKALLIAESGGPPDKEPDDPLSKTGRLFGGVIRDMKRRYPHYVSDFRDALNGQCAAGAIFMYFAALSSAITFGGLLAEKTYNTIGISETLVFTSVGGVFFALVAGQPMMITGATGPLLLLDESLSNFCHSYGFDFLAARMYCGLWMIVIALLVASLEGSVTVRKITRFTEDIFAFLISMIFISEPITNIINLYRMHPLGYDYCQKENITITPPIINSTLSDGSTNFTMPLPPPKHIISPQPNTALFCTILTLSTFIIAYYLRIFRNGKFLGRSARRALGDFGVPIAIVVMVGVSAIVPVWTENLKVPDGLSPTADRSWLVPLNPGLETIPIWAIGAMVLPALMVYIIVFMETHIAELIIDKPERHLKKGSGFHMDIVVMSLVNAVCGMFGAPWQCVATVRSVSHVSALTVMSTTHAPGDKPHIVEVKEQRLTGLLVAIMVGVSVLASGWLRLVPMAVLFGVFLYMGISALSGIQFWERAILLLKPVKHHPQVPYVRRVPTSKMHLFTCIQIMGICVLYAVKSSKISLALPFFIVLMVPLRMTLVYLFTPLQLRALDGAQKDIDKDDEPDFYEEAPLPG, from the exons GAAGCAGCTGAAGATGAGATCCACTTGGATGAGGAGATGGATCGCGTGCTCTGGGGAGGAGGATCCTCCATTAGGAATCTTCAAAACACCGAACCTCTTAGGGATGCCGCTGCCCCGTTGCCATACACATCATCATATCCAAATGTTTCCATAG AGTTTCGAAATAGTTCTGAGCTGTCCCCTGGTAGTCCACGCCATTGCAGTACCACTGCATCGGAGGCTCAA aTGTCAGGTATTCTATCGGATTCCGGCTCAATATACGCGAAGGACTTGGACCGCCACGTTCAGTTTGATAGTGAAGATCTAGAAAGCTCTCGGACAGAAGATTTCAAAGAAGAACGGCGAATTCAACGACATCA TCGCCACTTACATCCGCATAAGTTTCGCAAGTACTCCTTGCAAGAGGGTGGCAGAGTTGGTGTGTTATTACCGAGTCTGTCTATCGGAGAGAGGAATGCCCTAGCTTCGGCAACAGAAGAATCTTTACCGCAGGCTGATCAAGACGACCTTCGCAGCCACCGCAGTGATGACCCTAGAGCGTTGCGtcgtcataaaattaaaacaagg GGTTCAACAGTCCACGTCAGCAGAAAAGATGGCGGAGACAAGATCATGCAAAGTTTATTTACGGATAACATCAGCAAGAAATTATTGGACCACAGTCCTCATTCG GTCTTCGTCCAACTCGATGAGTTGTTGGCCAATGAAGATGGTGACTCGGAGTGGAAAGAAACGGCCCGTTGGATCAAGTATGAAGAGGATTTGGAAGAGGGATCTGCTCGTTGGGGTAAACCTCACGTTGCCTCTCTTTCTTTCCATTCTTTATTGAACCTGAGGCGTTGTTTAGAGACCGGAGTTGTGCTTCTTGACCTTGAAGAAAAGGATCTACCTGGTGTTGCTTACAG GGTGGTCGAGCGCATGTTCTCAGATGGTTTGATAGCAGAGGATGATAAGGCCGTGGTGCTGAGGTCGCTTCTTTTACGTCACAAACATGTCCATGACGAGAAGTTCCGATTTTCTATAAGTGGCCGAAAACAGTCCTCCTACACAAGTTTACAG aaCTTGTCAGACTTTAAACGTCGGCAGAGTACGCATATGATTATTGGAGATCGATTGGATGCACGTAAAAAATCGTCAGCAGCTGGTTTAGATACACGTGAAGTTGAATATCTAGCAGCTGCCGCAGTAGAATCTCAGGATAAATTAAGACGTCCCCATAATGATTCTATTATGAAAAGAATCCCTGACGATGCGGAAGCTACTACAGTTCTCGTTGGAGCGGTTGGGTTCCTTGACCAACCTACCATCGCCTTTATACGACTGGCTCATGGCATCCTTATGCCTTCCATTACGGAAGTTCCTATTCCAGTGCGATTCATGTTCATTCTTCTTGGACCAACAACTGCGCAACTTGATTACCATGAAGTTGGTCGATCAATTTCAACACTTATGTCTAATCCAACTTTTCATTCGATTGCATATAAAGCTGAAGACCGACACGAGCTACTATCGGCTATAAATGAGTTTTTGGATGATTCAATTGTTTTACCCCCGGGTGATTGGGAGCGACAAGCTCTTTTACCTTTCGAAGAACTTCGAGCTAAAAGTGAAATGATTCGTCGCCGGAAACGCGATGCAATAGAAAAGAAGCGTGCTGCAACTGCAACAGTGGACGAAACTGCTCCTCTGGAGGAGAAGAAAGCATTATTAATTGCTGAAAGTGGTGGGCCGCCAGACAAAGAGCCTGATGATCCTCTATCTAAAACGGGACGTTTGTTTGGAG GAGTTATACGTGATATGAAGCGACGTTATCCCCATTATGTTTCGGATTTCCGAGATGCCCTAAATGGCCAGTGTGCAGCAGGggctatatttatgtattttgctGCGCTCTCATCAGCCATTACATTTGGAGGCTTACTAGCAGAAAAGACATATAACACTATAGGAATCTCGGAAACATTG gtGTTTACATCAGTTGGAGGCGTATTCTTTGCATTAGTTGCTGGCCAACCAATGATGATCACAGGTGCTACGGGTCCACTTTTACTTCTGGATGAATCCCTTTCGAACTTCTGTCACTCGTACGGTTTTGACTTTCTGGCAGCACGGATGTACTGTGGTTTATGGATGATCGTAATAGCTCTTCTCGTGGCATCTTTGGAAGGAAGTGTGACTGTGAGAAAAATTACTAG GTTCACGGAAGATATTTTTGCTTTCCTGATTTCTATGATATTTATATCAGAGCCGATTacaaatatcattaatttgtATCGAATGCATCCACTTGGATACGATTATTGccagaaagaaaatataacgaTTACTCCACCAATTATCAATTCTACATTATCAG ATGGTTCAACAAATTTCACGATGCCGTTACCACCCCCAAAGCACATTATATCACCACAACCAAACACAGCGCTCTTCTGCACTATTTTGACTCTTTCGACATTTATAATCGCTTATTACCTTCGCATATTCCGGAACGGAAAATTTTTGGGTCGTAGT GCACGTCGTGCGCTTGGAGATTTCGGGGTCCCAATCGCTATTGTTGTTATGGTGGGTGTTTCGGCAATTGTACCTGTCTGGACAGAAAACTTGAAGGTGCCCGATGGATTGAGTCCGACAGCTGATCGGTCCTGGCTTGTACCTCTTAACCCAGGGCTAGAAACCATTCCCATTTGGGCAATAGGAGCCATGGTTTTACCAGCTCTTATGGTTTACATCATCGTATTCATGGAGACTCATATTGCGGA gTTGATTATTGATAAACCTGAGCGTCATTTGAAGAAAGGCAGCGGTTTCCACATGGACATAGTTGTTATGTCGTTGGTGAATGCAGTTTGTGGAATGTTCGGAGCACCGTGGCAGTGCGTAGCTACAGTGCGATCTGTCAGCCACGTTTCAGCCTTAACAGTGATGTCTACAACCCATGCACCCGGTGATAAGCCACATATTGTCGAAGTTaaag AACAACGTTTGACCGGTCTGCTCGTAGCGATAATGGTTGGAGTGTCTGTGCTTGCCTCGGGTTGGCTGCGTCTCGTACCAATGGCCGTACTATTCGGAGTTTTCTTGTACATGGGTATATCCGCTTTAAGTGGAATTCAATTTTGGGAAAGAGCTATTTTACTTCTTAAACCAGTAAAACATCACCCGCAAGTACCCTACGTTAGACGA gtGCCGACTTCTAAAATGCATCTGTTTACGTGTATCCAAATTATGGGTATCTGCGTCCTTTATGCTGTGAAATCATCGAAAATTTCTTTGGCTCTGCCATTTTTCATCGTACTTATGGTTCCATTGAGAATGACATTGGTTTACCTCTTCACACCTCTACAATTACGAGCG ttgGATGGTGCACAAAAGGATATTGACAAAGATGATGAACCAGATTTCTACGAGGAAGCTCCTCTACCAGGATAA
- the LOC110999887 gene encoding anion exchange protein 2 isoform X1, with product MSSGRRKLSFLGFAPQEAAEDEIHLDEEMDRVLWGGGSSIRNLQNTEPLRDAAAPLPYTSSYPNVSIEFRNSSELSPGSPRHCSTTASEAQMSGILSDSGSIYAKDLDRHVQFDSEDLESSRTEDFKEERRIQRHHRHLHPHKFRKYSLQEGGRVGVLLPSLSIGERNALASATEESLPQADQDDLRSHRSDDPRALRRHKIKTRGSTVHVSRKDGGDKIMQSLFTDNISKKLLDHSPHSVFVQLDELLANEDGDSEWKETARWIKYEEDLEEGSARWGKPHVASLSFHSLLNLRRCLETGVVLLDLEEKDLPGVAYRVVERMFSDGLIAEDDKAVVLRSLLLRHKHVHDEKFRFSISGRKQSSYTSLQSLWLEDNALGPPGPGGRIRCSICSNTGSCRRHSTHLINLSDFKRRQSTHMIIGDRLDARKKSSAAGLDTREVEYLAAAAVESQDKLRRPHNDSIMKRIPDDAEATTVLVGAVGFLDQPTIAFIRLAHGILMPSITEVPIPVRFMFILLGPTTAQLDYHEVGRSISTLMSNPTFHSIAYKAEDRHELLSAINEFLDDSIVLPPGDWERQALLPFEELRAKSEMIRRRKRDAIEKKRAATATVDETAPLEEKKALLIAESGGPPDKEPDDPLSKTGRLFGGVIRDMKRRYPHYVSDFRDALNGQCAAGAIFMYFAALSSAITFGGLLAEKTYNTIGISETLVFTSVGGVFFALVAGQPMMITGATGPLLLLDESLSNFCHSYGFDFLAARMYCGLWMIVIALLVASLEGSVTVRKITRFTEDIFAFLISMIFISEPITNIINLYRMHPLGYDYCQKENITITPPIINSTLSDGSTNFTMPLPPPKHIISPQPNTALFCTILTLSTFIIAYYLRIFRNGKFLGRSARRALGDFGVPIAIVVMVGVSAIVPVWTENLKVPDGLSPTADRSWLVPLNPGLETIPIWAIGAMVLPALMVYIIVFMETHIAELIIDKPERHLKKGSGFHMDIVVMSLVNAVCGMFGAPWQCVATVRSVSHVSALTVMSTTHAPGDKPHIVEVKEQRLTGLLVAIMVGVSVLASGWLRLVPMAVLFGVFLYMGISALSGIQFWERAILLLKPVKHHPQVPYVRRVPTSKMHLFTCIQIMGICVLYAVKSSKISLALPFFIVLMVPLRMTLVYLFTPLQLRALDGAQKDIDKDDEPDFYEEAPLPG from the exons GAAGCAGCTGAAGATGAGATCCACTTGGATGAGGAGATGGATCGCGTGCTCTGGGGAGGAGGATCCTCCATTAGGAATCTTCAAAACACCGAACCTCTTAGGGATGCCGCTGCCCCGTTGCCATACACATCATCATATCCAAATGTTTCCATAG AGTTTCGAAATAGTTCTGAGCTGTCCCCTGGTAGTCCACGCCATTGCAGTACCACTGCATCGGAGGCTCAA aTGTCAGGTATTCTATCGGATTCCGGCTCAATATACGCGAAGGACTTGGACCGCCACGTTCAGTTTGATAGTGAAGATCTAGAAAGCTCTCGGACAGAAGATTTCAAAGAAGAACGGCGAATTCAACGACATCA TCGCCACTTACATCCGCATAAGTTTCGCAAGTACTCCTTGCAAGAGGGTGGCAGAGTTGGTGTGTTATTACCGAGTCTGTCTATCGGAGAGAGGAATGCCCTAGCTTCGGCAACAGAAGAATCTTTACCGCAGGCTGATCAAGACGACCTTCGCAGCCACCGCAGTGATGACCCTAGAGCGTTGCGtcgtcataaaattaaaacaagg GGTTCAACAGTCCACGTCAGCAGAAAAGATGGCGGAGACAAGATCATGCAAAGTTTATTTACGGATAACATCAGCAAGAAATTATTGGACCACAGTCCTCATTCG GTCTTCGTCCAACTCGATGAGTTGTTGGCCAATGAAGATGGTGACTCGGAGTGGAAAGAAACGGCCCGTTGGATCAAGTATGAAGAGGATTTGGAAGAGGGATCTGCTCGTTGGGGTAAACCTCACGTTGCCTCTCTTTCTTTCCATTCTTTATTGAACCTGAGGCGTTGTTTAGAGACCGGAGTTGTGCTTCTTGACCTTGAAGAAAAGGATCTACCTGGTGTTGCTTACAG GGTGGTCGAGCGCATGTTCTCAGATGGTTTGATAGCAGAGGATGATAAGGCCGTGGTGCTGAGGTCGCTTCTTTTACGTCACAAACATGTCCATGACGAGAAGTTCCGATTTTCTATAAGTGGCCGAAAACAGTCCTCCTACACAAGTTTACAG TCGCTGTGGTTAGAAGATAACGCATTGGGTCCACCCGGGCCTGGTGGACGAATTCGCTGTTCGATTTGCTCCAACACCGGATCCTGCAGAAGACACAGCACTCATCTTATC aaCTTGTCAGACTTTAAACGTCGGCAGAGTACGCATATGATTATTGGAGATCGATTGGATGCACGTAAAAAATCGTCAGCAGCTGGTTTAGATACACGTGAAGTTGAATATCTAGCAGCTGCCGCAGTAGAATCTCAGGATAAATTAAGACGTCCCCATAATGATTCTATTATGAAAAGAATCCCTGACGATGCGGAAGCTACTACAGTTCTCGTTGGAGCGGTTGGGTTCCTTGACCAACCTACCATCGCCTTTATACGACTGGCTCATGGCATCCTTATGCCTTCCATTACGGAAGTTCCTATTCCAGTGCGATTCATGTTCATTCTTCTTGGACCAACAACTGCGCAACTTGATTACCATGAAGTTGGTCGATCAATTTCAACACTTATGTCTAATCCAACTTTTCATTCGATTGCATATAAAGCTGAAGACCGACACGAGCTACTATCGGCTATAAATGAGTTTTTGGATGATTCAATTGTTTTACCCCCGGGTGATTGGGAGCGACAAGCTCTTTTACCTTTCGAAGAACTTCGAGCTAAAAGTGAAATGATTCGTCGCCGGAAACGCGATGCAATAGAAAAGAAGCGTGCTGCAACTGCAACAGTGGACGAAACTGCTCCTCTGGAGGAGAAGAAAGCATTATTAATTGCTGAAAGTGGTGGGCCGCCAGACAAAGAGCCTGATGATCCTCTATCTAAAACGGGACGTTTGTTTGGAG GAGTTATACGTGATATGAAGCGACGTTATCCCCATTATGTTTCGGATTTCCGAGATGCCCTAAATGGCCAGTGTGCAGCAGGggctatatttatgtattttgctGCGCTCTCATCAGCCATTACATTTGGAGGCTTACTAGCAGAAAAGACATATAACACTATAGGAATCTCGGAAACATTG gtGTTTACATCAGTTGGAGGCGTATTCTTTGCATTAGTTGCTGGCCAACCAATGATGATCACAGGTGCTACGGGTCCACTTTTACTTCTGGATGAATCCCTTTCGAACTTCTGTCACTCGTACGGTTTTGACTTTCTGGCAGCACGGATGTACTGTGGTTTATGGATGATCGTAATAGCTCTTCTCGTGGCATCTTTGGAAGGAAGTGTGACTGTGAGAAAAATTACTAG GTTCACGGAAGATATTTTTGCTTTCCTGATTTCTATGATATTTATATCAGAGCCGATTacaaatatcattaatttgtATCGAATGCATCCACTTGGATACGATTATTGccagaaagaaaatataacgaTTACTCCACCAATTATCAATTCTACATTATCAG ATGGTTCAACAAATTTCACGATGCCGTTACCACCCCCAAAGCACATTATATCACCACAACCAAACACAGCGCTCTTCTGCACTATTTTGACTCTTTCGACATTTATAATCGCTTATTACCTTCGCATATTCCGGAACGGAAAATTTTTGGGTCGTAGT GCACGTCGTGCGCTTGGAGATTTCGGGGTCCCAATCGCTATTGTTGTTATGGTGGGTGTTTCGGCAATTGTACCTGTCTGGACAGAAAACTTGAAGGTGCCCGATGGATTGAGTCCGACAGCTGATCGGTCCTGGCTTGTACCTCTTAACCCAGGGCTAGAAACCATTCCCATTTGGGCAATAGGAGCCATGGTTTTACCAGCTCTTATGGTTTACATCATCGTATTCATGGAGACTCATATTGCGGA gTTGATTATTGATAAACCTGAGCGTCATTTGAAGAAAGGCAGCGGTTTCCACATGGACATAGTTGTTATGTCGTTGGTGAATGCAGTTTGTGGAATGTTCGGAGCACCGTGGCAGTGCGTAGCTACAGTGCGATCTGTCAGCCACGTTTCAGCCTTAACAGTGATGTCTACAACCCATGCACCCGGTGATAAGCCACATATTGTCGAAGTTaaag AACAACGTTTGACCGGTCTGCTCGTAGCGATAATGGTTGGAGTGTCTGTGCTTGCCTCGGGTTGGCTGCGTCTCGTACCAATGGCCGTACTATTCGGAGTTTTCTTGTACATGGGTATATCCGCTTTAAGTGGAATTCAATTTTGGGAAAGAGCTATTTTACTTCTTAAACCAGTAAAACATCACCCGCAAGTACCCTACGTTAGACGA gtGCCGACTTCTAAAATGCATCTGTTTACGTGTATCCAAATTATGGGTATCTGCGTCCTTTATGCTGTGAAATCATCGAAAATTTCTTTGGCTCTGCCATTTTTCATCGTACTTATGGTTCCATTGAGAATGACATTGGTTTACCTCTTCACACCTCTACAATTACGAGCG ttgGATGGTGCACAAAAGGATATTGACAAAGATGATGAACCAGATTTCTACGAGGAAGCTCCTCTACCAGGATAA